In Deltaproteobacteria bacterium, the following are encoded in one genomic region:
- the kdsB gene encoding 3-deoxy-manno-octulosonate cytidylyltransferase: protein MSITAIIPARYAATRFPGKPLFPLAGKPMILHVAERVAAACARGVVDRFLVATDDRRIAEVVERAGFEVRMTSPDHPTGTDRLAEVAAGLSDEIVCNVQGDEPLIEAETIAALVAPLRADPGLMMGTLKTALDRPEDRFDPNRGKVVVDARDRALTFTRLPIIADVPPEVRYFNRARVEAEHARRGLTVWSDIGVYAYRREFLLRYARLPRTEFEQAERLEQLRALEHGYEIAVPTVAHRALEVDTPEDVERVEKALRESAH, encoded by the coding sequence GTGTCGATCACCGCGATCATTCCCGCGCGCTACGCCGCGACGCGCTTTCCCGGCAAGCCGCTCTTTCCGCTGGCCGGCAAGCCGATGATCCTGCACGTCGCCGAGCGAGTCGCGGCCGCGTGCGCGCGGGGCGTCGTCGACCGCTTCCTGGTCGCGACCGACGACCGGCGCATCGCCGAGGTCGTCGAGCGGGCCGGCTTCGAGGTGCGCATGACCTCGCCCGACCACCCCACCGGCACCGACCGCCTGGCCGAGGTCGCCGCGGGTCTTTCCGACGAGATCGTCTGCAACGTGCAGGGCGACGAGCCGCTGATCGAGGCCGAGACGATCGCCGCCCTGGTCGCTCCGCTGCGCGCCGACCCCGGGCTGATGATGGGGACGCTCAAGACCGCGCTCGACCGGCCGGAGGACCGCTTCGATCCCAACCGCGGCAAGGTGGTCGTCGACGCGCGCGACCGTGCGCTCACCTTCACGCGGCTTCCGATCATCGCCGACGTCCCCCCCGAGGTGCGCTACTTCAACCGGGCGCGCGTCGAGGCCGAGCACGCGCGGCGCGGCCTGACCGTCTGGAGCGACATCGGCGTCTACGCGTACCGGCGCGAGTTCCTGCTGCGCTACGCGCGCCTGCCGCGCACCGAGTTCGAGCAGGCGGAGCGGCTGGAGCAGCTCCGCGCGCTGGAGCACGGCTACGAGATCGCCGTCCCGACCGTCGCCCACCGCGCGCTCGAGGTGGACACCCCCGAGGACGTCGAGCGCGTCGAGAAGGCGCTGCGCGAGTCCGCGCACTGA
- a CDS encoding CTP synthase, whose product MKRETKFIFVTGGVLSSLGKGLSSAAIGALLEARGLRVNFLKLDPYLNVDPGTMNPLQHGEVYVTNDGAETDLDLGHYERFTHATLTRQNNLTAGRVYERVIQKERDGEYLGATVQVIPHVTDAIKAHVMSLAGEGTDVLIVEVGGTVGDIESLPFLEAIRQMRSDVGRENVLYIHIALVPYVATAGELKTKPVQHSVKELRSIGIAPEILLCRTDRYLPRSVKSKLALFCDVDEEAVITAKDVDTIYELPLVFHSEGLDDAIVQKLNIWTGQPNLERWERVVAVLKNPEQRVRIAMVGKYTDLTESYKSLNEALAHAGIAHGAVVEIEYVDSDKLEGSALDAITTVDGILVPHGFGGRGAEGKIQAIQHAREHEIPYFGICYGLQMAVIEAARNLAGLSGANSTEVDPKTPHPVIDFMPGQSARAATGGSMRLGAYPCKVAPDTIAARAYGKSEISERHRHRYEVNPAYHGRLTDAGLAISGMSPDGKLVEIVELPDHPWFLACQFHPEFQSTPFEPHPLFRSFVGAAVRRHAGGSAGTRDKLPAPGRLTQR is encoded by the coding sequence ATGAAACGCGAGACCAAGTTCATCTTCGTGACCGGGGGGGTGCTGTCGTCGCTCGGCAAAGGCCTGTCCTCGGCCGCGATCGGCGCGCTGCTCGAGGCGCGCGGCCTGCGGGTCAACTTCCTCAAGCTCGACCCCTACCTGAACGTCGACCCCGGGACGATGAACCCGCTCCAGCACGGCGAGGTCTACGTCACCAACGACGGCGCCGAAACCGACCTGGATCTCGGCCACTACGAGCGCTTCACCCACGCCACGCTGACGCGGCAGAACAACCTGACCGCCGGACGCGTGTACGAGCGCGTGATCCAGAAGGAGCGCGACGGCGAGTACCTGGGCGCGACCGTGCAGGTGATCCCTCACGTCACCGACGCGATCAAGGCGCACGTGATGTCACTCGCGGGCGAAGGCACGGACGTTCTGATCGTCGAGGTCGGCGGAACGGTCGGCGACATCGAGTCGCTGCCGTTCCTGGAGGCGATCCGGCAGATGCGCTCCGACGTCGGGCGCGAGAACGTGCTCTACATCCACATCGCGCTGGTGCCGTACGTCGCGACCGCGGGCGAGCTCAAGACCAAGCCGGTGCAGCACAGCGTGAAGGAGCTCCGCTCGATCGGAATCGCGCCCGAGATCCTGCTCTGCCGCACCGACCGCTACCTGCCGCGCTCGGTGAAGAGCAAGCTCGCCCTGTTCTGCGACGTCGACGAGGAGGCCGTGATCACGGCCAAGGACGTCGACACGATCTACGAGCTGCCGCTGGTCTTCCACAGCGAGGGGCTCGACGACGCGATCGTCCAGAAGCTGAACATCTGGACCGGCCAGCCGAATCTGGAGCGCTGGGAGCGCGTGGTCGCGGTGCTGAAGAATCCCGAGCAGCGCGTCCGGATCGCGATGGTCGGCAAGTACACCGACCTGACCGAGTCCTACAAGAGCCTGAACGAGGCGCTCGCGCACGCGGGCATCGCGCACGGGGCGGTGGTCGAGATCGAGTACGTCGACTCCGACAAGCTCGAGGGCAGCGCGCTCGACGCGATCACCACCGTCGACGGCATCCTCGTCCCGCACGGCTTCGGCGGGCGCGGCGCCGAGGGAAAGATCCAGGCGATCCAGCACGCGCGCGAGCACGAGATCCCGTACTTCGGCATCTGCTACGGCCTGCAGATGGCGGTGATCGAGGCGGCGCGGAATCTCGCGGGCCTCTCCGGCGCGAACTCGACCGAGGTCGACCCCAAGACGCCGCACCCGGTGATCGACTTCATGCCCGGCCAGAGCGCGCGCGCCGCGACGGGCGGATCGATGCGCCTCGGCGCGTACCCGTGCAAGGTCGCCCCCGACACGATCGCCGCGCGCGCCTACGGCAAGAGCGAGATCTCCGAGCGCCACCGCCACCGCTACGAGGTGAACCCGGCCTACCACGGGCGCCTGACCGACGCGGGCCTCGCGATCTCCGGAATGTCCCCGGACGGAAAGCTCGTCGAGATCGTCGAGCTCCCGGACCACCCGTGGTTCCTGGCCTGCCAGTTCCACCCCGAGTTCCAGTCGACGCCGTTCGAGCCGCACCCGCTGTTCCGCTCGTTCGTCGGAGCGGCGGTGCGCCGGCACGCCGGGGGTTCTGCGGGAACGCGTGATAAGCTCCCGGCTCCAGGGCGATTAACTCAGCGGTAG